In Acidovorax sp. GBBC 1281, a single window of DNA contains:
- a CDS encoding glycine zipper domain-containing protein, translating into MNYRHLVSAAAVAAALGLVGCSSNPTNAQIGTGVGAVAGGVLGSAVGGTTATVIGAGAGALVGHELGEDRDQRRR; encoded by the coding sequence ATGAACTACCGCCATCTCGTTTCCGCCGCCGCTGTCGCAGCCGCACTCGGCCTCGTCGGCTGCTCTTCCAACCCCACCAATGCACAGATCGGTACCGGCGTAGGCGCCGTCGCCGGTGGCGTGCTGGGCAGTGCCGTCGGTGGTACCACCGCAACCGTGATCGGTGCCGGCGCCGGTGCGCTGGTCGGCCACGAACTCGGCGAAGACCGCGATCAACGCCGCCGCTGA
- the tsaE gene encoding tRNA (adenosine(37)-N6)-threonylcarbamoyltransferase complex ATPase subunit type 1 TsaE — translation MTAAEHHPRIVESPPADTLVALRWESEEDTAAFAARLAAQAPIANAFITLHGDLGAGKTTLVRHLLRALGVQGRIKSPTYAVVEPHEAPGLAIWHFDFYRFNDPREWEDAGFRDIFAGPGLKIAEWPEKAAALIPVEDLAIHIEAGDDGERHVTLQARTASGRTLAQGSKA, via the coding sequence TTGACTGCTGCTGAACATCACCCCCGGATTGTAGAAAGCCCCCCCGCGGACACGCTCGTCGCGCTGCGCTGGGAGAGCGAGGAAGACACCGCCGCCTTCGCCGCCCGGCTGGCCGCCCAAGCCCCGATCGCCAATGCCTTCATCACCTTGCACGGCGATCTGGGCGCCGGCAAGACCACGCTGGTGCGCCACCTGCTGCGTGCGCTCGGCGTGCAGGGCCGCATCAAGAGCCCGACCTATGCCGTGGTGGAGCCGCACGAGGCACCGGGGCTGGCCATCTGGCACTTCGACTTCTACCGCTTCAACGACCCGCGCGAGTGGGAAGACGCGGGCTTTCGCGACATCTTCGCGGGGCCGGGACTCAAGATCGCGGAATGGCCCGAAAAGGCCGCCGCGCTCATCCCCGTTGAAGACCTTGCTATACACATTGAAGCAGGGGATGATGGCGAGCGGCACGTCACCCTGCAGGCCCGCACCGCATCGGGCCGCACCCTTGCACAAGGATCGAAGGCATGA
- a CDS encoding AEC family transporter, with protein MNYAQLLLPDFALILCGYLVCRYTALNRAVWQPVESLVYYLLFPILLFQSIIKSPIQIGEASGLIGAGVATGLVGIALAYSLPRLPGLRGRIDPRDHAASAQVAFRFNSFMGLALAERLAGPQGLLLIAVLIGVCVPLFNVAAVWPMARAGQHGFFKELLRNPLIVATGSGLAANLLGFHIPVWMEPTVSRISAASLALGLMAAGAGMQFGLLTRGKLLSASVLAIRHLVQPVIAFGMARLLRLDAVQTTVLMAFSALPTASTCYVLAARMGYNGPYVAGLVTLSTVLGVVSLPFALAVLR; from the coding sequence GTGAATTACGCGCAGCTCCTCCTCCCCGACTTTGCCCTCATCCTGTGCGGTTACCTGGTCTGCCGCTACACAGCCCTCAACCGCGCCGTGTGGCAGCCGGTGGAAAGCCTGGTGTACTACCTGCTCTTTCCCATCCTGCTGTTCCAGTCCATCATCAAAAGCCCGATCCAGATCGGCGAGGCCTCGGGGCTGATCGGTGCCGGCGTGGCGACGGGCCTGGTCGGCATCGCACTGGCCTACAGCCTGCCGCGGCTGCCCGGCCTGCGTGGCCGCATCGACCCGCGCGACCACGCGGCGAGCGCGCAGGTGGCGTTCCGCTTCAATTCCTTCATGGGCTTGGCGCTGGCCGAACGGCTGGCGGGCCCGCAGGGCCTGCTGCTCATCGCCGTGCTGATCGGCGTGTGCGTGCCGCTGTTCAACGTGGCCGCGGTGTGGCCCATGGCGCGCGCGGGCCAGCACGGGTTCTTCAAGGAGCTGCTGCGCAACCCGCTGATCGTGGCCACCGGATCGGGGCTGGCGGCCAACCTGCTGGGCTTTCACATCCCCGTGTGGATGGAGCCCACGGTGAGCCGCATCAGCGCGGCGTCGCTCGCGCTCGGGCTCATGGCGGCCGGCGCGGGCATGCAGTTCGGCCTGCTCACGCGCGGAAAGCTGCTGTCGGCATCGGTGCTGGCGATCCGCCATCTGGTGCAGCCGGTGATCGCGTTCGGCATGGCGCGACTGCTGCGGCTGGACGCAGTGCAGACCACGGTGCTGATGGCCTTCTCCGCCCTGCCCACCGCATCCACCTGCTACGTGCTCGCGGCCCGCATGGGCTACAACGGGCCCTACGTGGCCGGGCTGGTGACGCTGTCCACCGTGCTGGGGGTGGTCAGCCTGCCCTTCGCGCTCGCCGTGCTGCGCTGA
- a CDS encoding alpha/beta fold hydrolase, which translates to MRPSPLASANEPLSPEPALSRRRAALQLMAIPAAIASGSALANGTADAASAASKKRFTTSQGCHLHYQDRGRGPVVLLGHSYLWDSSMWAPQIQALSRHFRVIAPDLWGHGASGPLPADTQDLKGLAAQMLELLDALHVRECAVVGLSVGGMWGAELALKAPDRVRSLVMMDTYLGAEPEATRLRYFGLLDAIEAGGQITQPLVDAIVPIFFRPGTDPSSPRPAAFGRSLAAMAPDRLRQSVVPLGRIIFGRADAMDRLAALRPQTTLLMCGDEDIPRPPHEMHAMAEVIGCDAVVIPEAGHISNLDNPEFVTRQLLQWLDRTMR; encoded by the coding sequence ATGCGCCCGTCGCCCCTGGCCTCCGCCAACGAACCTCTTTCGCCCGAGCCTGCGCTGAGCCGCCGCCGAGCCGCGCTGCAACTGATGGCCATACCCGCCGCCATCGCGTCGGGCAGTGCCCTGGCGAACGGCACGGCGGATGCAGCGAGCGCTGCATCCAAGAAGCGATTCACCACGTCGCAAGGCTGCCACCTGCACTACCAGGATCGTGGCCGGGGCCCGGTCGTGCTGCTCGGGCACAGCTACCTGTGGGATTCTTCGATGTGGGCGCCCCAGATCCAGGCGTTGTCGCGGCACTTCCGGGTCATCGCGCCCGACCTGTGGGGCCACGGCGCGTCGGGGCCGTTGCCTGCCGACACGCAGGACCTGAAAGGCCTGGCGGCACAGATGCTGGAACTGCTCGACGCCCTGCACGTCCGCGAATGCGCCGTGGTCGGCCTCTCGGTCGGCGGCATGTGGGGGGCGGAGCTGGCGCTGAAGGCGCCGGACCGGGTTCGCAGCCTCGTGATGATGGACACCTACCTCGGGGCCGAGCCCGAGGCCACGCGTCTGCGTTACTTCGGCCTGCTCGATGCGATCGAGGCTGGCGGGCAGATCACCCAGCCGCTGGTGGATGCCATCGTGCCGATCTTCTTTCGGCCCGGCACCGATCCCTCGAGCCCCCGCCCCGCCGCCTTCGGCCGCAGCCTGGCGGCGATGGCGCCTGATCGATTGCGCCAATCGGTGGTGCCGCTGGGCCGCATCATCTTCGGCCGCGCCGATGCGATGGACCGGCTGGCTGCGCTCCGCCCCCAGACCACGCTGCTCATGTGCGGCGACGAGGACATTCCCCGCCCGCCGCACGAGATGCACGCCATGGCCGAGGTGATCGGCTGCGATGCCGTGGTGATCCCCGAGGCTGGCCACATCTCGAACCTGGACAACCCGGAGTTCGTCACCCGCCAGCTGCTGCAGTGGCTGGACCGCACGATGCGCTGA
- a CDS encoding N-acetylmuramoyl-L-alanine amidase: MSEAPPPHPPSRRSLLQAGTLVLLLGTQQIARGASILAVRVWPAQDYSRVTIESDRQLVAKQFFVTTPPRLAVDIEGIDLNPELRELVAKVKADDPNIAGIRVGQNAPNVVRLVLDLKRPALPQVFTLPPIAAYQHRLVFDLYPAEPEDPLEALIAERLREAPPTAPLPNIAAAKPGTAGDPLGELIAQQIQRPGAPPPPVGLPAPAAPAAPPPAVAAAADAPTPPHAPSPPPAAPAIAKATDRLIIVALDPGHGGEDPGATGPGGTREKDIVLKVAHLLRDRINATTVGGNPMRAFLTRDADYFVPLGVRVDKARRVQADLFVSIHADAFTTPAARGASVFALSQGGASSSAARWLANKENQSDLIGGLNVRVQDRHVQSALLDMSTTAQINDSLKLGSVLLGEIGSMAKLHKPRVEQAGFAVLKAPDIPSVLVETAFISNPEEEAKLRTAAYQQQLADALMRGITRYFAKNPPLARSRSV; the protein is encoded by the coding sequence ATGAGCGAAGCGCCACCCCCCCATCCACCCAGCCGGCGGTCGCTGCTCCAGGCCGGCACGCTGGTGCTGCTGCTGGGCACGCAGCAGATCGCGCGCGGTGCCAGCATCCTGGCCGTGCGCGTCTGGCCGGCGCAGGACTACTCCCGCGTCACCATCGAATCCGACCGCCAGCTGGTGGCCAAGCAATTTTTCGTGACCACGCCGCCCCGCCTGGCGGTGGACATCGAAGGCATCGACCTGAACCCCGAGCTGCGCGAACTGGTGGCCAAAGTGAAGGCAGACGACCCCAACATCGCCGGCATCCGCGTGGGCCAGAACGCGCCCAACGTGGTGCGGCTGGTGCTGGACCTCAAGCGGCCCGCCCTGCCCCAGGTGTTCACGCTGCCGCCGATCGCGGCCTACCAGCATCGGCTGGTGTTCGACCTGTACCCCGCCGAGCCCGAAGACCCGCTGGAGGCCCTCATCGCCGAGCGCCTGCGCGAAGCGCCGCCGACCGCGCCCCTGCCCAACATCGCCGCCGCCAAGCCTGGAACGGCGGGCGATCCGCTGGGTGAGTTGATCGCCCAGCAGATCCAGCGCCCCGGCGCGCCGCCCCCGCCGGTGGGCCTGCCCGCCCCGGCCGCGCCCGCCGCGCCGCCACCGGCCGTGGCAGCGGCCGCTGACGCCCCCACCCCGCCGCACGCGCCGTCGCCGCCACCGGCCGCGCCCGCCATCGCGAAGGCGACCGACCGGCTCATCATCGTAGCGCTGGACCCCGGCCATGGCGGCGAAGACCCCGGCGCCACCGGCCCCGGCGGCACGCGCGAGAAGGACATCGTGCTCAAGGTGGCGCACCTGCTGCGCGACCGCATCAACGCCACCACGGTCGGCGGCAATCCGATGCGGGCCTTCCTGACCCGCGACGCCGACTATTTCGTGCCGCTGGGCGTGCGGGTGGACAAGGCCCGGCGCGTGCAGGCCGACCTGTTCGTGAGCATCCACGCCGACGCCTTCACCACGCCCGCGGCGCGCGGCGCCAGCGTGTTCGCGCTGAGCCAGGGCGGCGCCTCCAGCTCGGCCGCGCGCTGGCTGGCCAACAAGGAAAACCAGTCCGACCTCATCGGCGGCCTGAACGTCCGCGTGCAGGACCGGCACGTGCAAAGCGCCCTGCTGGACATGAGCACCACGGCGCAGATCAACGACAGCCTGAAGCTCGGCAGCGTGCTGCTGGGCGAGATCGGCAGCATGGCCAAACTGCACAAGCCGCGCGTGGAGCAAGCCGGCTTTGCCGTGCTCAAGGCGCCGGACATTCCCAGCGTGCTCGTGGAAACCGCCTTCATCAGCAACCCCGAGGAAGAGGCCAAGCTGCGCACCGCCGCCTACCAGCAGCAATTGGCCGACGCACTGATGCGCGGCATCACGCGATACTTCGCCAAGAACCCGCCGCTGGCACGCAGCCGGTCCGTCTGA
- a CDS encoding CidA/LrgA family protein, with the protein MIQALCLLIAFQLLGEATVRLTGWPLPGALVGMLWLLAWLAWLAWRRRVPEALATTASSLLQHMMLLFIPTVTGVMVHFGRVADEWKPFLIACIVGAAVTMAVTALTLHWLLARSRRAGPPA; encoded by the coding sequence ATGATCCAAGCCCTGTGCCTTCTCATCGCCTTCCAGTTGCTCGGAGAGGCCACGGTGCGCCTGACGGGCTGGCCGTTGCCGGGCGCCCTGGTCGGCATGCTCTGGCTGCTGGCTTGGCTGGCTTGGCTGGCCTGGCGGCGGCGCGTGCCCGAAGCGCTGGCCACGACCGCGTCCTCCCTGCTGCAGCACATGATGCTGCTGTTCATCCCCACCGTGACCGGCGTGATGGTGCACTTCGGCCGGGTGGCGGACGAGTGGAAGCCCTTCCTCATCGCCTGCATCGTCGGTGCGGCGGTGACGATGGCCGTGACGGCGCTCACCCTGCATTGGCTGCTGGCGCGCAGCCGGCGCGCGGGTCCGCCGGCATGA
- the queG gene encoding tRNA epoxyqueuosine(34) reductase QueG, which translates to MQGWARELGFSQIGVAGVDLSSAEPGLMQWLAQGFHGDMHYMQTHGLRRARPAELVPGTVSVITARMDYLPRDTPAGPAHGAPGAGPGWQAVEFARLERPSEGIVSVYARGRDYHKVLRQRLQKLADRIGEAVGPVGHRVFTDSAPVLEAELASRSGQGWRGKHTLVLNREAGSMFFLGEIYVDMPLEPSAPVTAHCGSCQACIDVCPTQAIVAPHRVDARRCISYLTIEHAGPIPVELRRPMGNRIYGCDDCQLICPWNKFAQVSGLPDFDARPGLGGQQLAHLFAWDEPTFLRMTEGGPIRRIGHERWLRNVAVALGNALHATGDAGIEAALRSRAADASALVREHVAWGLEQKRPPAQ; encoded by the coding sequence ATGCAAGGCTGGGCCCGCGAATTGGGATTCTCCCAAATCGGCGTGGCCGGTGTGGATTTGTCGTCCGCAGAACCGGGGTTGATGCAGTGGCTGGCGCAAGGGTTCCATGGCGACATGCATTACATGCAAACCCACGGCCTGCGCCGCGCCCGGCCCGCCGAACTGGTGCCCGGCACCGTGAGCGTGATCACCGCCCGCATGGACTACCTGCCGCGCGACACGCCAGCCGGGCCGGCGCACGGCGCGCCGGGCGCCGGCCCCGGCTGGCAGGCCGTGGAGTTCGCGCGGCTGGAGCGCCCGTCCGAAGGCATTGTGTCGGTGTACGCCCGGGGGCGCGACTACCACAAGGTGCTGCGCCAGCGGCTGCAGAAGCTGGCCGACCGCATCGGCGAGGCCGTGGGGCCGGTGGGGCACCGGGTGTTCACCGATTCGGCGCCCGTGCTGGAGGCGGAACTGGCCAGCCGCAGCGGGCAGGGCTGGCGCGGCAAGCACACGCTGGTGCTCAACCGCGAGGCGGGCTCCATGTTCTTTCTGGGCGAGATCTATGTGGACATGCCGCTCGAGCCCAGCGCGCCCGTCACCGCGCATTGCGGCAGTTGCCAGGCGTGCATCGACGTGTGCCCCACGCAGGCCATCGTCGCGCCGCACCGAGTGGACGCCCGGCGTTGCATCTCTTACCTCACCATCGAACATGCGGGGCCGATTCCCGTCGAACTGCGCCGCCCGATGGGCAACCGCATCTACGGCTGCGACGATTGCCAGCTCATCTGCCCCTGGAACAAGTTCGCGCAGGTCAGCGGGCTGCCCGATTTCGACGCGCGGCCCGGCCTAGGCGGGCAGCAGCTCGCGCACCTGTTCGCCTGGGACGAGCCCACCTTCCTGCGCATGACGGAAGGTGGCCCCATCCGCCGCATCGGCCACGAACGGTGGCTGCGCAACGTGGCCGTGGCGCTGGGCAATGCGCTGCATGCCACGGGCGACGCCGGCATTGAGGCCGCGCTGCGGTCCCGCGCCGCCGACGCCAGCGCCCTGGTGCGGGAGCACGTCGCCTGGGGGTTGGAGCAAAAACGGCCTCCAGCGCAATAA
- a CDS encoding cupin domain-containing protein, translated as MALHHARSGEVVSLSPLGDRLASAATTAIIKAAQLEVIRVVLAAGKDLRQHDTPGEITVQCLEGEAEFHTAGGARLLRPGDFVHLQPRAAHSLRAVSDASLLVTICLSPG; from the coding sequence ATGGCCCTGCACCACGCACGTTCTGGAGAAGTCGTCAGCCTGAGCCCTCTGGGCGACCGGCTGGCGAGCGCCGCCACCACGGCCATCATCAAGGCCGCCCAGCTGGAAGTGATCCGCGTCGTGCTGGCGGCCGGCAAGGATTTGCGCCAGCACGACACGCCGGGCGAAATCACCGTTCAGTGCCTGGAGGGCGAAGCGGAGTTCCACACCGCCGGCGGGGCACGTCTGCTGCGCCCGGGCGACTTCGTGCACCTGCAGCCCCGCGCCGCGCACTCGCTGCGCGCGGTGAGCGATGCGTCGCTTCTCGTGACCATCTGCCTGTCCCCGGGCTGA
- a CDS encoding LrgB family protein, whose product MTDSTAGLAALSALERSPLTWLTLTLLAYLAALWMYRRSGHNPFLLPVLTAVVGIVCVLLALGVPYPVYFEGVQLIHFFIGPATVALAVPLYGQLGRIRQIWRPVAIALLAGSVAAIGSAVLVAWALGGSMQTLMSLAPKSATIPIATAVAERLGGIASLAAVAVAVTGIAGAVMASPLLRALRLDGDPVVRGFAVGLTAHAIGTARELQTHATAGSFAALAMALNGIATALLMPAMAALLHWAGVW is encoded by the coding sequence ATGACGGATTCCACCGCGGGCCTGGCGGCACTGAGCGCGCTGGAACGCTCCCCGTTGACCTGGCTCACGCTCACGCTGCTGGCCTACCTCGCGGCGCTGTGGATGTACCGGCGCAGCGGCCACAACCCGTTCCTGCTGCCCGTGCTCACGGCCGTGGTGGGCATCGTGTGCGTGCTCTTGGCGCTCGGCGTGCCGTACCCGGTGTACTTCGAGGGGGTGCAACTGATCCATTTCTTCATCGGCCCGGCCACGGTGGCGCTGGCGGTGCCGTTGTATGGGCAACTCGGCCGGATCCGGCAGATCTGGCGGCCGGTGGCGATCGCGCTGCTCGCCGGATCGGTGGCGGCCATCGGATCGGCCGTGCTCGTGGCGTGGGCGCTGGGCGGGTCGATGCAGACGCTGATGTCGCTCGCGCCCAAGTCGGCCACCATTCCCATCGCGACCGCCGTGGCCGAGCGGCTGGGCGGCATCGCATCGCTGGCGGCGGTGGCCGTGGCGGTCACCGGCATCGCCGGCGCGGTGATGGCTAGCCCGCTGCTGCGCGCGCTGCGGCTTGATGGCGACCCGGTGGTTCGCGGCTTCGCCGTGGGGCTGACGGCGCATGCCATCGGCACGGCGCGCGAGTTGCAGACCCACGCCACCGCCGGCTCGTTCGCCGCGCTGGCCATGGCGCTCAACGGCATCGCCACGGCGCTGCTCATGCCGGCGATGGCCGCGCTCCTGCACTGGGCCGGCGTGTGGTGA